A window of Dermacentor andersoni chromosome 4, qqDerAnde1_hic_scaffold, whole genome shotgun sequence genomic DNA:
GATCTCTGTGGTACAGCAATTTTTGTTATTATTGAATTGGAAAGAACACCATTAATTCCTACTTTTTGTTTTCGATTGTTTAAGTAATTTTGTATTGAAGTTAAAGCAGGACCTGTTATTCCGATAGAATGCGGTGGttaactttatcaaaggctttaatTAGATCCACAAACACTGATTCAGCATACATGCCTTTATCGATTGCCATCTTTAATTGTTCAGTTTGGGCAATGAGAGCAAGTTCAGTCAAATAGCCTTTGTGGAAGCCGAATTGTAATGAGAAAGAATACTAAATTTAGAAAGGTATTTAGTGAGGTGCTTTTCTGCCTGCCGTTCAATAACTTTGCTGAAAATGGGTAGAATGCATATTGGCCTATAATTAGTAATCAAGGCACGGTCACCCTTTTTAAGTACTGGAGTAATTCTGCATTGTTTTAGTTCTTGTGGGAAGGTTCCAGTCTTAAACATTAGGTTAATAATAATTGTGAGAACATCTGAGATTAGGTGCACATTTAGCTTGATGTGATTTGAATGCATATTATCAAGACCTGCACTGGTACATTTGAATTTCTTATGTTTTCTATTTCCTGTGATGTGGTTGGAAACAAAAAGAATGAGCGAGGTAGGCATCTCAGTAAATGGTTATATTACGTGGGTATATGTGaatcgctacaaaaaaaaaaaattctgcaaaagCATCAGCAATATCTTGTGCGGTGGTGTAATGTATAATTTCCCTTAAAGCATTGCGATTGTTTCGCCTATTTAAAAAATTATTCACTATCATCCATTTCTTACTGATATCTTTTCTGCACTCTaataattttttctcttaataaagTTTTTTTAGATTTCTTTTACTTCGATAGAAAGAAAGTTGGAAATTTTTTTATACCTTTTAGCCAAATTGCTGGTAAATGGCCATAGTTTCGTTTCATTAAGCAGATTCTTTTTTGCACATCAAGGCTAGAAGTTATCTGACAGCCAATAATTATGTGGGGACGCgaacttttttttgcatttgacttTGCGGGTGGGGCAGTCAAAATACGATTTTAGTACAGATATAAAGAACGAGAAGGCTGTTTGTGGATCTTTTATATCTGCTATAGAAGACCAATCAGCTTGGCTCAGTGAATAAATGAAAGTTTCTTTGTCAAGTGTTAGCTTTGTGTAAGTGGTTTTGACAGAGTTTTCACTCTTCTGAAAGCGTAAGAATATCAGGTGGTGATCAATCAGATTTTGTAATAGAATGCCTGTGTCTGGCGGAGACAGCAGGTTTGAAAGTGCATGATTAATTAATGTACCATCTTCATAGTGCATCACGTGGGGACTTTTATCAAGCATTCGTAAGCGAAGCTATTGAGACAATTTGAATATTGTAAGGCATAGGCAGACGAGCTGTCTGCGAGGTTAATGTTAATATCGcctgtaattataatatttttattttcgtttGCAAGGGTACTCAGCACATCGTGAAGTGCGGCGCAGAAATGATTTATAGACAATGGAGGCGATTGATATACCTAACTTATTACAAGATTTTTGTTATCCACATTAAGAAAGTCACTTCTAAGTTCAACCCATACCGATTCACAGTTACCTACACTGAGAAGAAGGTCGTGCCTTCTTTTGTACGTAAGAGTACTTGAAATATAGATTGCAGCACCGCCATGACACCTGTACTGACAATTTCAGTATTCTGCTTCATAGTTGGGAAATAAAAATAGGTTCTTGTTGTGGTCACTTGACCAAGTTTCAGAGATTGCAATAATTTAGCATGTGAAGTGTCGCAATCAGATTTGAAAAGTTGTCATAGTGTCTGCGTATGCTTTGTGCGTTAAAATGAATGATAGATTTGTGGTTACTAGACATATAATTATTTAGCTTGTTAGTTGTAAAATATGATGACATTGTGAAATTGTCTGGTGATGCGATTTGTCAAAGGCAAAGGCAGCTAAGTGATCACAGAAAGGTCGGTGACGATCTGAAAAATGTGGCTGCCAGTTTTACGAGCCTTGATTTGGCAATTGTCAGTTCATAAGAATTGCCATTTCTTAGATTTCTTGAGAGTTAAGGCCTTAGAAAAAAGGGTCTTATTTTCATGTGTTAGGTGGTCATTTACGTACAGCGGTGTTTCTTTACTTACTGATATGCCTATGTAACCTAGAGTTAGCCgtgctttctttgcttttgtcATGAAGTCAGACCTTTTCATTCGCGATATAAAGCGGGCAATGATGTTTTTGTTGTCAGTTTTAGTAGGCACACAGTGAACAGTGCTTATAATGAATATCAGGTATAACGAAGGAAGTATTTTGACGTCGGATGCAACTTCGTTGTAATGACGTTTAACTGCACAAACACAGCATTCATTTTTAGGCACCCACGTCAGTGTGTTTCCAGACTCAAAAGACAGGTAACACCAAGTATGGATGCAGTTCTCTAATATGattaatatatatacatatctcaAAACATATGTAAATATTGCTTTGATTAAGCAATCAAAGGAATAAAAGCTTTTGCACACAGTGTAGCACTTTACAAAATGATCCTCGCCATCATGCGAATTACAGTTGAAAAGCAAGTATGACTAGGCAGCGGTAGCAGCCTGCCCAGTTTAATGCTTGTAAGCAATTTACTTTGAATTGATAGCACAGTTCTTCAATGCAGCGAGTTTAATAATGAAGCTCCATCTGAGTTTCTTAAGCAAGTGTGCAGTTGAATATTTGTGCTGTTATAGCTGGAGAAATAAAGTGACACTGCATTTTTGGCACTGTCACTCCTACCAACTGAGCTAACCAAGCAACTATGAAATGACAAGAGTTAGGTTGTATTGACAACTCAAAATGCTGACAAAGCTTAACTCTTTTGTTACTGCTAGAAATGTGCTCAATTTTGGTGCTTTTATCTTTTAATGTCTTATTTCAAGACATAGTAGTCCTAATGTATACCGCATTACATAACATTATAGCCTGGTCGCTCTTGTTCTGAATGGACGTAAAGCAGTAATAATCGCTTCCAAACAGTTTTTGAGAACTTATATGTGAAACTTCTGAGAAACACCTCGAAGAACACAACTGAAGGTAAGAATTTGCTATTTTTAGTACAAGCTTGTACTGAGAGTAAATAAAATCTGAAATGTACAAAATGTGATCTTGAATCCTAGTTTCAAGCTTTCATAAGTCGGGTCCCTCAAAAAATCATTATGAAAATTTGGTGGCATCAGTATGAGCCATAGTGATACCTGTGCTATGTGGGAAAGCAGAAGCTTCGCAAATGTGAAAACTGGTAAGTTCCTATTGTACAGAGAGCCAttgtttttactcattgcagcGGGTGCCTAGCTCGCTTTTCAGTGCATTCTTTAGGCTCGCGTTGGGGAAGCATGTTCGACTCCCATCCAGATGGAAATTTATTATGTTCTTCAAAGACattgatttactttgtttacaggaacctccctagTAAATGTGACGCCAGTTCGAGTATTATTTAATGCGGTTTTAAtctttgccgtcggccatttttggtaccatcattcggcCACGCCGCCAACTACAActccggattttcgcgtaatatatcaatgctttcgcaataataaatTTATGTCAAATGTGCTGGCTTCCATGATCTCTTAACATCTGTGCAGGAACCGTTTAATCAGGCTTCAAAAAACCTTATATtggtgtcacacggccacttccGATCGCAATTGTCGACCACGATTGGCTCTCTCTAGTAGCTTGCGCAAGCACGATAGTACGCTGGCGTGAGCGCCGGAAACTGCCAATTTTCACGactgcatagagtttcatattagtatttatttagaaactctatgcacgACAGCGTCGCTTGCGCCATCGGCTTGCGTCATGTCGTCGTGTGTGCTACGATTATTTACTTATTCACCAACGGCAAACCCACAGCAACGCGCGCCCTCACAACTGCAAAAATAGCAAGTCGTCACGGATTTCGAAAATACTGAATACTCGCTGTccttcctctaggtggcgttctCGTCTTTAAAGGTGACGTCACCGCACCGTCATTTCTTTGGGTTCCCGGATGAAGACGTCACGTAACTGCTCGGTAGAATAACAAGATTTTTCCCTTGGAAACAACTAGATGCTTAAAGATTTCCATTTGACGAACTGTGGTAATTAGGTATTTCAATATGTCAACACCAGCTAGGCGAAGACTCATGAGGGATTTTAAGAGGTAAGTGCCCGAATCTCCCTTCCCAAAATTGTCGCTGGCACTGGGCTGTAGTAAACTTGGCCGAGATGCTTGGTTGCGTTTTTGTCAATTGGCTGCTTGCGCTGCTACGGGCTGTTCGCGTTTTGACCGTATACGTGCTACGTAGCCGTGTGGGATTTCTTTGTCTTAAGCTCGAGTTTGAGCGTCGTTATGAAGGACTATAACCGTGCGCGTAAATCTCCCTTGAGCTACTGTGTCGGTAAACTCATCTGGGCGTTATTTCCTTCAGCTAGCGCACTTTCCCGTCATGGTATCATATTATTTCGTGTAAATGAGCTGTAACGCCCGCGTGCTGAATGCTGCGACGACCTTCGTAGGGTAGCACGGTGCACGTTTGGGAGCGTCAGCTGTTGCATCAGTCGGTCTGCGCTTTCGATGGACTCCTAGGCCTAGTAGGCTTTCGGTGCCTGACTGACCTTGGGTGACGAATGGTTTCACGGTTACCAAGACCAATAATGCTTTTAAGCACCTCAGTTTGGAGTACCTGTAAGCAGGGCATACACTTGGCAAGCAGGCGAACAGCTTTCGCGACGATGTCAGGCAGCACGAAACTGCGTAATCACGATGCATTTCGAAACGGCGAGCATTGAGCGTCGCGAACGCTCGCACCTAGTTAGTGCGAGCAGTTGTCCTCCAAAAACACGCTTACCGTCGATAGTCGTTCTCCGCTGTATTCCGTAACCCTTCATTTGTGCTCATTGGTGCGCCTCGTTTTTGAGCGTACATCGAGGAACGAAATCGTGGTGGTTTAGATACGTCTGCTTCGCACAAAATGAGCGCTTGCGTCGAGTTGCCGAATAGCGTTATGGGTAGATACACTTGGGGTTGCTTAAAGGAGCGCGTATGGAGAGCCACTGTGACTGGCTTTCTTGGCAGTACCTCAAACAATTGTGCATGTGGCGCAGGTTACAAGAAGATCCCCCAGCAGGTGTCAGTGGAGCCCCTACCGACAACAATATCATGATCTGGAATGCAGTTATATTTGGGTGAGCACTGAAATGATCCAAGTAGTTCCTGTTTTGCGAACGCAACGTGGATTACCTTTTAACTATTACTATTTGGCAAGAGACATGTTTTCACTTGAAACTCGGGGATAGCCCAAGGCGCGTAcccatgtgcaaaaaaaaaaaaaaaaaaaaaggttcgttAAACCTTCTGCTTAGCTAATTGAAGACGGGGTGTTTTCACTTGAAACTCGGGGCTAGCCCAAGGCGTGTAGCCATGTCTTGGGCGTGTAGCCATGTGCGAATAAAAAACTAAAGGTTCGTTAAACCTACTGCTTAGCTAATTGAAGTGCTATAATACAGTGGTCTCCCTTTGACATAGTGTACTATATAAATatcaaaaaaattgttttaaatcGCCTAGTGTGCTGTAGAAACATGTCTGCACACATGTCGTGAAGCATAAAATTTCTGGTATTTCATGTCCCTGTTTTCCATGTTGCTATTTGTACAGTGATGCCTATGTACAGTTGCTAAAGCTTACATTCATTTATAGGCCCCATGACACACCTTTTGAAGATGGCACCTTCAAGCTGACCCTAGAGTTCACAGAAGAGTATCCCAACAAACCACCCACAGTTCGGTTTGTTTCCAAGATGTTTCATCCAAACGGTGAGCCTACTGCATAGCAATTTCTAAACTGTATCAGTTTACTTGGCAATATTAAACCATTATTTATGACACCTCAATTCCCATTACATTATCAGAACTGTAATGATTTTGTGCATAAGCTCAGCCTGTAGTTTTTATGAAATGCCCTGCAAGGGACATGCTCTTGACAAGTCGCCTGAGCCTGTCTGTCATCATGACAAAGTATGAaagatggtaaaaaaaaaaaaaagaatatttgcgaGGTTGTCAGAATTGTTTGTAAGATCCTGGTTTGACATGGGCACTTATTCGTGATATTAGTGGTAGGGGCAGCTGCAATCAGGCTGTTCCATTTGGTGTGCTGTTTAAGGCTTATTATGGTGGAAATTTAGTAATGAGATGATGTACTAATTGCTTCCAGCATGTTTACCATGAGTCAGCTGATCTACTGGCAACAATGCCCTAGGATCGTGTATTATTCTAGGCATTATTGTGTCATTTCAATTGTTAGCTGTGTATAATCATCTAACAGGCATGAAAGCAATCTAGGAATTATAGCTTATGTGCCATAACCTTGACTGCACTATTTGGGCTCACTGTCTCTTCCAAAGCTATAAGGATATGGGCAGAAAGTGAAGCTAGCTCTACACCTCGTATCAATTTTCATCATCCACAGTGATCTAGACACATACTGAAATTGCAATTCTTGCTTGTATTAGAACAGGGCTAGGTAACATGTACAGGAACGCTGCTGGTGGGAACACAGCAGCCCATGGCAGCGCTCCGCGAAGCATCATCACTGGCACCTCAAAGTCTTGACAGATGACTAACCACTGCAGACGATTCGTCAGGCTTTTTTTACAGTTGCGTTGATTGTTCTTGCACCGCAAGGCTTCACGAGGCGCCGGTGGTGGGGCACCCAGCAGAACGATGCCACAGGCTTCCGTGTTCCTTGTAGCAGTGGCCGTGCTTGTACATTAACAGTATTCCTATTTAGGAAACAGTTATTTTAATTTATCTAATGTGAAATTACAGATGTTTACCAAGATATCTTAAGGGATAGTTTTACATTGTCTACGGTACGTCTTTTACTTCTATCATGGGCCATGTCGTAACATTTTATAAAATTAACCTCCTTTTATCTGCCCGTGTGCTTCCTGACGTGATGCTTATCCAACGTCTTCTGTAGGCTATTGCTTCTATAGGCCAGTGTTTCTTGCTGTGAAATAAAGAATATTGAAAATGTATAAGCAGGCTGTGCAATCTAGGACAGTACTGTAGGTAATGTGGTCTGGGACTAGTGAGGTTTAGAGCCTTGTGCACTGTGGAGAagcattttaaaaaaaaaacttcttgttcgcaaacagggacgaagaaaaggagcagCACAAGGACCAGCGCTTTTCTCACAAggaaagcgcttgtccttgtgttgctccttttcttcgtccctgtttgtttgcgcacagaAAGTTTTTtgaaaatgaatctgttccaactaggccgactcacaGATTTGCTTCTTTGGAGAAGCTTAAATTTTGAATGCCCTTTATTGGTTAAGCTATACAGTACAGATTTAGTATGCAATGTAGTCCCTGGTATTCACAAGGCTTCTGTGGCAAAATATACGAAAGTATTGTTACAGCACAGACTtctgttcatttttattttcaaaCATGTGCTTAGCATTTGTGTTCAGATGACTTGCCCTGGAAGGAAAGTCAGTATGGCTTATATGGGGAATTCCTAAACTAGGTTGGAGTTGCCAATTAAACATACATGAATTTCTTCCATGTTGATATTAAGATTGAAGTTTCTTCAGCACAGCTGAGCTCGGTATGGCTGTGTTAAGGGTACAGGCGTTAAAGCGTAAAAGTTAATCTGCACACAAGTACCATGTTGTAGCAGAGCCTGCGCTgtatgctttattattattattattattattattattattattattattattatatgtagATAATCTGCTCTTCATTCCCTTTTATAACTGTCTCCTCATATTCTGTTTTCCTATTTGTTTGTTTCCCTTTGTTGCATTGTATTGTCTTCTCCGTACATTTTGTCTTGCATGTTACTTtctaaagggaccctgaaatgattttgacgattttgtatgAACGTACTGAGTGGTTAAAGAAGGTCcatctgatcattaattgatgcatttaagtgctccgcgtaaagtgtgtaatttattatacggttttaaaaatgtacatcgctgctgaTTGCAGCACACTGCTCTGCTGAATTTCCAGCtgcccctacccatttgacgtaaattgccctaatgacACTAGCAGGGCAAGCTAGCCAATTGGCTGCCCAGGGGGCATCATCGAtgatttttccaactttattgtGAACAAGTGATGTtagtaatagttggaatgttagttaatttgtttctacaaAAGGAAAGTAACAGAAATAGAACGCATAAGAATAATttctcagtacacttaagcatTTCCGGTACACAGCAAgcgttgtctgcttgtgttacgtgCTCTGTCTTGACGAGAGCTCCACGGTCAGTTTCAgtctgtcttttcgtgagcaccatgaatcacctttgttgcgttgtggctGCAAACGTAACGACTGTagtatgtcaagctgcaacatagtgtccctctgcaaggcagcagacaagtGGAGTGACTGTTTAAAGTGAATGCAGCGCATTGGACTATCGGTGtctgatcggcgccaggatttgcacatttgcggccgtcactttacaccggaggattactaccacaatagcgtttcgTGAGTCCAATATATtaaggtaaacgcaagcgcaaggggactgCACCTGGCTGTTCGaccgtgccgtttcacgggatgagtaGAAGCGCAGaagtgaatggtctgcacggtgcagccacctggtggcacagagcttaaccaaacacagtagcagtaacgaagtgtattcttctttgctgctggtgtaaatttttcacaggagtgtaatcactaacacattgtttttgtaaatgtttaaaatggttaaacttggttagagcaatattagctctgtttggctggttaagcattGCGCCACCAGGTGGTCGGACcttgcagaccgatcaggccgctcacgtacggcTGCACTAAAGTTCCcacatcagcttgagtttatgcctccacccaccagtcgaaatgcccagctcgcctgtggttactggaataccagGCACATTCAACGCTGCAACAGAATGCTTACAATGCATGCTGCTTTGATAGccctcgcttggggtcgactgccaagcggCTGGCGGAGAGGTTAAAGATGCTTCGCACATGCTCCTAGACAACCGGAAGtgtacgacacgacgtgccatcatgacgcagagccagtgaaggcggagcttagcctcgATCACTCggtgaacaagttgaggagaaaatacatggctatggaggagggtaacatGTAATCGTCCGTAGTTCTCTTAATATGAGTCGCTTCAAACAAGTTGTGTTGCAAATAATTAACTATAGCTGTACCCtgcgcatctacaaaatttgcccGAACAATTTCAGGGGCCCTTGTGCACCAGCACAAAACTCCGTAGCTGTTCTGGGGCACACCACAATGAATATTtgacttatttacttatttattattatttattatttactttatttatttatttaattatttgtttCTGTCAAGTGGTTGTTCATGTGTACCATTGATGGAAGTAGTTTGCTTAGTTCTTatcttttgttttaattttttcccACAGTGTATGCAGACGGTAGCATCTGCCTAGACATTCTTCAAAACCGGTGGAGCCCCACGTATGATGTGTCTGCCATCCTCACGTCCATTCAGGTGAGCCATTTTGCCACCACATCACAGAATGTACATCACCATTTCCTGTCTTGTCTGCTTAAATATTACACTGCATGTTTCAAGAATGCGAGCACACATTTATGTAACCCTCAAAGCTAGTTGGCGCAAAACTTGCAACAAAATTTGTAGTTGTTGTTGTAGGTGTACATGTATCCTTTTCCCACCGATCAAGTGCTGTGGAACATAATTGCATGCTTGAATACttaaaagggcccctcaccaaagcccatagcaaattttggttatacgctggaagttgtttcgtgtcctctagggagcgttctgccacaaacatttttcaaatctgCTCATTAATAGTTGggatagaaatatttcaatgccgcgaacccatgatttcaggaggcgagctccactgcctcAAAA
This region includes:
- the Ubc6 gene encoding ubiquitin-conjugating enzyme E2 A: MSTPARRRLMRDFKRLQEDPPAGVSGAPTDNNIMIWNAVIFGPHDTPFEDGTFKLTLEFTEEYPNKPPTVRFVSKMFHPNVYADGSICLDILQNRWSPTYDVSAILTSIQSLLDEPNPNSPANSLAAQLYQENRREYEKRVAAIVEQSWLNFNDDEGKESKKDAS